In Paenibacillus algicola, a genomic segment contains:
- a CDS encoding M16 family metallopeptidase: MKKIELSNGLRIVMEQIPTCRSVSFGIWVKTGSRNETPELNGITHFIEHMMFKGTERFDARAIAEQFDAIGGNVNAFTSKEYTCYYAKVLDEHLPIAVDVLSDMFFHSKLDSGELEKEKNVILEEISMYEDTPDDLVHDLMSISAYGDHPLAYPILGTKERLEAMDSAALRSYMNRHYTIENTVIALAGNIDDSVIELLERHFGKFQNRGENDVLSVPDFQDGLLFRKKKTEQNHICLSFPGSSMHDELQYAMVLLNNAIGGGMSSRLFQEIREKRGLAYSVYSYHSSHADSGMFTIYAGTAPKQTKEVLELTRNMMAELAEKGMSEEELAKGKEQLKGSLILSLESTGSRMNRLGKNELMLGRHYSLDDMISRIEKVSMQDMDKVLDRMFAVPFALAMVGSNDKALNGMRRDEFVALRTN, translated from the coding sequence GTGAAAAAAATAGAGCTGTCGAACGGCCTGAGAATTGTGATGGAGCAAATTCCGACCTGTCGTTCGGTTTCCTTCGGGATCTGGGTCAAGACCGGATCGCGGAATGAGACGCCGGAATTGAACGGGATTACACATTTTATCGAGCATATGATGTTTAAAGGAACGGAGCGCTTTGATGCTCGGGCGATCGCGGAGCAGTTTGATGCCATCGGCGGGAATGTTAATGCGTTTACTTCCAAGGAATATACCTGCTATTATGCAAAAGTGCTGGATGAGCATTTGCCGATTGCGGTTGACGTCTTATCGGACATGTTTTTTCATTCCAAGCTGGACTCTGGCGAGCTGGAGAAAGAGAAGAACGTTATTCTCGAGGAAATCTCCATGTACGAAGATACTCCGGACGATCTGGTCCATGATTTGATGTCGATCTCGGCTTATGGCGACCATCCGCTGGCTTATCCGATTCTGGGCACGAAAGAGCGCCTGGAAGCCATGGACTCTGCGGCATTGAGATCCTATATGAATCGGCATTATACGATCGAGAACACGGTCATTGCTCTCGCAGGAAATATTGACGACTCCGTTATTGAGCTGCTGGAGCGTCATTTTGGCAAGTTCCAAAACCGGGGTGAGAACGATGTGCTGAGCGTCCCGGATTTTCAGGATGGCCTGCTGTTCCGTAAAAAGAAAACCGAGCAGAACCACATCTGCCTCTCCTTCCCGGGGAGCTCGATGCATGATGAGCTGCAGTATGCCATGGTGCTGCTCAATAATGCGATTGGCGGCGGTATGAGCTCGCGCCTGTTCCAGGAAATCCGCGAGAAGCGCGGATTGGCTTACTCGGTATATTCGTACCACAGCTCCCATGCAGACAGCGGTATGTTCACGATCTACGCCGGAACAGCTCCGAAGCAGACGAAGGAGGTCCTGGAGCTGACTCGGAATATGATGGCCGAGCTGGCTGAGAAGGGCATGTCGGAGGAAGAGCTGGCTAAAGGAAAAGAGCAGCTGAAGGGCAGCCTTATTCTGAGCCTGGAGAGTACGGGAAGCCGAATGAACCGGCTGGGCAAGAATGAGCTCATGCTGGGCAGACACTACAGCCTTGACGATATGATCTCAAGAATTGAAAAGGTGTCTATGCAGGATATGGATAAAGTACTGGACCGGATGTTTGCGGTTCCGTTCGCCCTGGCGATGGTGGGATCCAACGACAAGGCGCTGAATGGAATGAGGAGGGACGAGTTTGTTGCACTACGTACAAATTAA
- a CDS encoding polysaccharide deacetylase family protein: MFGSESRKKIAVLTATVAGVSSLAVITGSVDYVRQLSHSAVMYDEVQSTAVDVQLLERIQAEAAQNRVEPIDAKVDSVWKAIPGYNGREIDVEETYRRALKRKSVEEIPYVYREIPAKVTLQDLGPHPIYRGNPNKPMVSLMINVAWGNEYIKPMLHTLETEGVKATFFLDGSWLSKNRELALDIVNGGHEVENHAYTHPNMSQLSAPRAESEITRTQELLKESLGVTNTWFAPPSGDYNLQTVQLAHARGLKTVLWTLDTVDWKHPPAQAVVNKISAKVEPGFLILMHPTDSSSQALKGMIQGIRAKGLHIGTVSQTLSPERVPPAES, translated from the coding sequence ATGTTCGGAAGCGAAAGCAGGAAAAAAATAGCGGTGCTGACAGCTACGGTGGCTGGTGTTAGCAGTCTTGCGGTGATAACAGGGTCTGTGGATTATGTGAGACAGCTGTCTCATTCTGCTGTCATGTATGATGAAGTGCAGAGCACAGCGGTGGATGTTCAGCTTCTGGAACGCATTCAAGCCGAAGCGGCTCAGAACAGAGTAGAACCCATCGATGCTAAAGTGGATTCCGTATGGAAGGCCATCCCCGGCTATAACGGCCGTGAAATAGACGTGGAGGAAACCTACAGACGCGCTCTGAAAAGGAAAAGCGTTGAAGAAATTCCTTATGTGTACCGGGAAATTCCCGCCAAGGTGACCCTGCAGGACCTCGGTCCCCATCCCATTTACCGGGGGAATCCGAACAAGCCGATGGTGTCGCTCATGATTAACGTGGCTTGGGGCAACGAGTATATCAAGCCCATGCTGCATACGCTGGAGACGGAGGGCGTGAAGGCCACTTTTTTTCTGGATGGGAGCTGGCTGAGCAAGAATCGGGAGCTGGCGTTGGACATTGTGAACGGGGGGCATGAGGTAGAGAATCATGCGTATACCCATCCCAATATGAGCCAGCTCAGCGCCCCCCGTGCAGAGAGCGAGATTACGAGAACCCAGGAGCTGCTCAAAGAGAGCCTTGGCGTCACCAATACCTGGTTTGCACCGCCTTCCGGCGACTATAATCTACAAACGGTACAGCTTGCCCATGCCAGAGGCTTGAAGACCGTGCTATGGACACTGGATACGGTAGACTGGAAGCATCCTCCAGCTCAAGCGGTCGTCAATAAAATATCGGCTAAGGTCGAGCCGGGCTTCTTGATCCTGATGCATCCGACGGACTCCTCCTCGCAGGCACTTAAAGGTATGATTCAGGGAATCCGCGCAAAGGGACTGCATATCGGAACCGTATCCCAAACCTTGTCCCCGGAGCGTGTGCCGCCTGCTGAAAGTTGA
- the pnp gene encoding polyribonucleotide nucleotidyltransferase, with the protein MEQRVEMQLGGRKLVLETGRLAKQANAAVMVRYGDTAVLCTVTASSAPKDLDFFPLTVNYEERLYAVGKIPGGFIKREGRPSEKAILASRLTDRPIRPLFPEGFRNDVQVLNLVMSVDQDCEPEIAAMIGTSAALSISDVPFNGPIGGVAVGRVNGEFVVNPTIAQQEASDLYLVVAGTKDAIMMVEAEANEVPEEVMLEAIMFGHDEIKQIVSTISELVAAAGKEKMEVKLHAVNETVNSEVRKFAEQRLVEAVRIEEKHARQDAIDAISDEAYTVFEEKYLETPELLKDVKEVLHDIVKEEVRRLITHDKVRPDGRGLSEIRPIDCDTGLLPRTHGSGLFTRGQTQALSVCTLGALGDVQILDGIDLEETKRFMHHYNFPPFSVGEARPLRAPGRREIGHGALGERALSKVIPNEVEFPYTIRLVSEVIESNGSTSQASICASTLAMMDAGVPIKAPVAGVAMGLIKDGEHVSILTDIQGMEDHLGDMDFKVAGTQQGVTAIQMDIKIDGIDRSILQEALEQAREGRMHILGKMLEAIQQPREALSPYAPKIITMQINPDKIRDVIGAGGKIINKIIEETGVKIDIEQDGRVFIASSNAEMNQKALSIIEGIVREVAVGEIYTGTVKRIEKFGAFVEILPNKDGLVHISQLSTERVGKVEDVVAIGDVITVKVTEIDQQGRINLSRKAVLTAEAN; encoded by the coding sequence ATGGAACAACGTGTTGAAATGCAGCTGGGTGGAAGAAAGCTGGTACTCGAGACCGGCAGATTGGCCAAGCAGGCCAATGCAGCAGTCATGGTTCGGTACGGAGATACAGCCGTGCTTTGTACGGTAACAGCCTCCAGTGCTCCGAAGGACCTGGATTTTTTCCCGCTGACGGTGAACTATGAGGAAAGATTGTATGCTGTCGGCAAAATTCCGGGAGGATTCATTAAACGCGAAGGACGCCCCAGCGAGAAAGCCATTCTGGCAAGCCGCCTGACAGACCGCCCGATTCGCCCTCTGTTCCCTGAAGGCTTCCGAAATGATGTGCAGGTGCTTAATCTGGTGATGAGCGTGGATCAGGACTGCGAGCCTGAGATTGCTGCCATGATTGGTACCTCTGCCGCTCTCAGCATCTCCGACGTTCCGTTTAACGGACCGATTGGCGGAGTAGCAGTGGGACGCGTGAACGGCGAGTTCGTCGTGAATCCGACTATTGCACAGCAGGAAGCAAGTGATCTGTACCTGGTTGTAGCCGGTACCAAGGACGCTATTATGATGGTTGAAGCCGAAGCCAATGAGGTTCCAGAAGAAGTGATGCTGGAAGCAATTATGTTTGGCCACGATGAGATCAAGCAGATTGTGTCCACCATCAGTGAGCTTGTAGCTGCAGCCGGCAAGGAAAAGATGGAAGTCAAGCTGCACGCGGTTAACGAAACTGTAAACTCCGAGGTTCGGAAGTTTGCCGAGCAGCGTCTGGTAGAGGCTGTACGCATTGAAGAGAAGCATGCCCGCCAGGATGCCATCGATGCCATCAGCGATGAAGCATACACTGTATTTGAAGAGAAGTATTTGGAGACGCCGGAGCTTCTGAAGGATGTTAAGGAAGTGCTGCATGACATCGTGAAGGAAGAAGTCCGCCGCCTTATTACCCATGATAAGGTGCGCCCGGATGGCCGCGGTCTTTCCGAGATCCGTCCAATCGACTGTGATACTGGCCTGCTGCCAAGAACTCACGGATCAGGACTGTTCACGCGTGGACAAACCCAGGCTCTTAGCGTGTGTACGCTTGGCGCATTGGGAGACGTGCAAATTCTGGACGGTATTGATCTGGAAGAAACGAAGCGTTTCATGCACCATTACAATTTCCCGCCGTTCAGTGTGGGTGAAGCTCGTCCGCTTCGCGCACCGGGCCGCCGTGAAATCGGACATGGAGCTTTGGGTGAGCGCGCATTATCCAAGGTTATTCCGAATGAAGTGGAATTCCCGTATACGATTCGTCTCGTTTCTGAAGTTATCGAATCCAACGGCTCGACATCTCAGGCGAGCATCTGTGCCAGCACCCTGGCTATGATGGATGCCGGCGTACCGATCAAGGCTCCTGTTGCAGGTGTTGCCATGGGCTTGATCAAGGACGGAGAGCATGTTTCCATTCTGACTGACATCCAGGGGATGGAGGATCATTTGGGAGATATGGACTTTAAGGTTGCGGGAACCCAGCAAGGCGTTACGGCCATCCAGATGGATATTAAGATTGATGGCATCGACCGTAGCATTTTGCAGGAAGCCTTGGAGCAGGCAAGAGAAGGACGTATGCATATCCTGGGCAAAATGCTTGAAGCGATTCAGCAGCCGAGAGAGGCACTTTCTCCTTATGCACCAAAAATCATCACGATGCAGATCAATCCGGACAAGATTCGCGATGTGATCGGTGCCGGTGGCAAAATTATTAACAAAATCATCGAAGAGACCGGCGTGAAAATCGACATCGAGCAGGATGGCCGTGTATTCATCGCTTCATCCAATGCCGAAATGAACCAGAAGGCCCTGTCCATTATTGAGGGCATTGTGCGTGAGGTTGCGGTGGGTGAAATCTATACCGGAACGGTGAAGCGGATTGAGAAATTCGGCGCCTTCGTTGAGATTTTGCCGAACAAAGACGGTCTGGTACACATTTCTCAGCTTTCTACCGAGCGTGTGGGTAAAGTAGAAGATGTGGTAGCCATTGGAGATGTGATTACAGTGAAGGTTACCGAAATCGATCAGCAGGGCCGGATCAACCTGTCCCGTAAAGCTGTTCTGACGGCTGAAGCCAACTAA
- the rpsO gene encoding 30S ribosomal protein S15 has translation MALTQERKQQLIDEHKTHESDTGSPEVQIAILTENITSLTDHLRTHKKDHHSRRGLLKMVGQRRKLLAYLKNKDVRRYSALIEKLGLRR, from the coding sequence ATGGCATTGACTCAAGAACGTAAACAGCAGCTGATTGACGAGCACAAGACTCATGAGTCCGACACAGGATCCCCAGAGGTGCAGATCGCTATCCTTACGGAAAACATCACCAGCTTGACTGACCACTTGCGTACGCACAAGAAAGATCATCACTCCCGTCGTGGATTGTTGAAAATGGTCGGCCAACGCCGGAAACTGCTTGCATACTTGAAAAACAAGGATGTTCGACGCTACAGCGCGTTGATCGAGAAGCTTGGATTACGCCGCTAA
- a CDS encoding bifunctional riboflavin kinase/FAD synthetase: MKIVSLSYPLTEAQIAEYGHPQTAAIGQFDGLHLGHVSVIQTAVNSSRKAGIPAAVITFYPHPKEVMRKGSYDGYLTPQSDKEDLLAQLGVDILYVIEFNESFSRITPEQFVKDMLLPLSLHTVVVGFDFRFGHKGAGDAEDLHVLGNGEIEVVIVPPLLVDGEKVGSSSIREALADARLEDVNRWLGRRYRISGTVVHGEKRGRQIGFPTANLDLEASYVTPSQGVYAVRARCSSDQVWRSGVMSIGMKPTFHEGMAEPVYEVHLLDFDGDLYGQVMTVDLVSHIRGQLKFNSINELIDRIGQDAAKAREQLSHLS, encoded by the coding sequence ATGAAAATCGTTTCGCTGTCATACCCCCTTACCGAAGCACAGATTGCGGAATACGGACATCCCCAGACGGCAGCGATTGGTCAATTTGACGGGCTGCATCTGGGGCATGTCAGTGTCATACAGACCGCTGTGAATTCGTCGCGAAAGGCCGGGATCCCCGCAGCTGTTATTACCTTTTATCCGCATCCCAAGGAAGTCATGCGCAAGGGCAGCTACGACGGTTATCTAACCCCTCAGTCTGACAAGGAGGACCTTCTGGCGCAGCTGGGGGTAGATATTCTCTACGTTATTGAGTTTAATGAGTCGTTCTCCCGCATCACACCGGAGCAATTCGTAAAGGACATGCTGCTTCCGCTGTCACTGCACACCGTTGTGGTCGGCTTTGATTTCAGATTTGGCCACAAGGGCGCAGGGGATGCAGAAGATCTGCATGTGCTCGGGAATGGAGAGATTGAGGTTGTCATTGTTCCGCCGTTGCTGGTGGACGGAGAGAAGGTAGGCAGCTCCTCCATCCGCGAAGCACTCGCTGACGCCAGGCTGGAGGATGTCAACCGCTGGCTTGGCCGCAGGTACCGTATTTCCGGCACCGTGGTGCACGGTGAGAAGCGAGGGCGGCAGATCGGCTTCCCTACAGCGAACCTAGATCTTGAAGCTTCCTATGTGACCCCGTCACAGGGGGTTTACGCAGTACGTGCGAGATGCTCCTCAGATCAGGTTTGGCGCAGCGGTGTGATGAGCATCGGAATGAAGCCAACCTTTCACGAGGGCATGGCTGAACCGGTGTATGAGGTGCATTTGCTGGATTTCGACGGGGACCTTTACGGTCAAGTGATGACTGTGGATCTGGTATCGCACATCCGGGGCCAGCTCAAGTTTAATTCCATTAATGAGCTGATTGACAGGATCGGTCAAGATGCAGCAAAGGCGAGAGAACAGCTGTCCCATTTGTCTTAG
- the truB gene encoding tRNA pseudouridine(55) synthase TruB, translating into MSEFDGVLAVMKPAGWTSHDVVAKTRRILGMKRIGHAGTLDPEVTGVLPLCLGRATRVVEYMQELPKEYYAVLRLGFSSDTEDITGTVIDQVDEVNVTREEAEKTLTSFLGSISQVPPMYSAVKVNGKRLYELAREGKVVERKSRTVTIHEIQMTGFEAAGTHTDISFRVLCSKGTYIRTLCVDIGKALGYPAVMVSLKRTLSAGVEASHCLTLEEIAQRVEAGTLASSLIPADEAVRHLAAHTVIDEKRSAALQGQRLSSRAVQPPVEHNDAIRLYDGHQQFLGIFRRQEETGAIVPVKVFH; encoded by the coding sequence ATGAGTGAATTTGATGGTGTACTTGCAGTGATGAAGCCGGCGGGCTGGACGTCACATGATGTCGTTGCCAAGACCCGGCGCATTTTAGGAATGAAAAGAATCGGTCATGCCGGTACGCTTGATCCGGAGGTAACAGGGGTGCTTCCGCTTTGCCTGGGTCGTGCCACTAGGGTGGTAGAGTATATGCAGGAGCTTCCCAAGGAGTATTATGCAGTGCTTCGTCTGGGCTTCTCCAGTGATACGGAAGATATTACCGGCACTGTGATCGATCAGGTTGATGAAGTGAATGTGACCCGGGAGGAAGCGGAGAAGACGCTGACCTCTTTCTTGGGAAGCATATCACAGGTTCCGCCGATGTACTCTGCCGTAAAGGTGAACGGCAAGAGGCTGTACGAGCTGGCGCGGGAGGGCAAGGTTGTGGAGCGCAAGAGCCGCACGGTGACCATCCATGAGATCCAAATGACCGGCTTTGAAGCGGCTGGCACTCACACAGACATCTCGTTCAGGGTGCTCTGCTCCAAAGGCACTTATATTCGTACCCTCTGTGTAGACATTGGCAAAGCGTTAGGTTATCCTGCCGTTATGGTCTCGTTAAAGCGAACCTTGTCTGCCGGGGTTGAGGCTTCGCACTGCCTCACGCTCGAAGAAATTGCGCAGAGGGTGGAGGCCGGAACGCTGGCCTCTTCCTTGATTCCGGCCGATGAAGCTGTGCGTCATCTAGCGGCGCATACGGTCATCGACGAGAAACGGTCTGCGGCCCTCCAGGGACAACGCCTTTCATCAAGAGCCGTTCAGCCGCCGGTGGAGCATAATGATGCTATCCGCCTGTATGATGGTCATCAGCAGTTTCTGGGCATTTTTCGCAGACAGGAAGAAACCGGTGCGATTGTGCCGGTGAAGGTGTTCCATTAA
- a CDS encoding DHH family phosphoesterase → MLTYKQELQQAKQFLLEHDDYLIVSHVQPDGDAVSSTLAVGWLLSRLGKKYIMVNEGAIPKRMKVLWHADELINMTEQRPEGDFNHVICVDCADFLRVGRTRELFADDALILNIDHHPTNDRYGHVHVVLPEAAATAEILYDLIHEFDVEWNADIAAAIYTGLLTDTGGFRYSNTSPKVMSIASNLLSHGVNGPELAESLLEEMTLPQMKVLVKALNTLQLSEDGKVAWVYVTPEDMADTGAMNEDLEGIVNFPRNIQGVEVGILFKAVSPDAVKASFRSAGKVDVAALAQEFGGGGHVRAAGCRIEGGLDQVMSQVIKAVKKAL, encoded by the coding sequence ATGCTGACCTATAAACAGGAGCTGCAGCAGGCAAAGCAATTTCTGCTGGAGCATGATGATTATTTGATCGTGTCGCATGTTCAGCCCGACGGAGATGCAGTCAGTTCCACCCTTGCGGTGGGCTGGCTTCTCTCGCGTTTGGGCAAAAAATACATAATGGTCAATGAAGGTGCCATTCCGAAGAGAATGAAGGTATTATGGCACGCAGATGAATTGATCAACATGACGGAGCAGCGTCCGGAAGGTGACTTCAATCATGTTATCTGTGTGGATTGCGCTGACTTTTTACGCGTCGGCCGGACCCGGGAGTTGTTTGCCGATGACGCACTGATTCTGAATATTGATCATCATCCGACCAACGACCGTTATGGACACGTTCATGTCGTTCTGCCGGAAGCAGCCGCTACCGCTGAAATTTTGTATGATCTGATTCATGAATTTGACGTAGAGTGGAATGCAGATATCGCAGCGGCGATTTATACCGGGCTTCTTACCGATACAGGGGGCTTTCGGTATTCTAACACCTCGCCTAAAGTAATGAGCATTGCTTCGAATCTGCTCTCTCACGGGGTGAATGGTCCAGAGCTTGCAGAATCCCTGCTGGAGGAAATGACTTTGCCGCAGATGAAGGTGCTCGTCAAAGCACTAAATACGCTGCAATTGTCAGAGGACGGAAAGGTTGCCTGGGTCTATGTCACCCCAGAGGATATGGCAGATACCGGCGCGATGAATGAGGACCTGGAGGGGATCGTCAATTTCCCCCGCAATATCCAGGGTGTAGAGGTAGGCATACTGTTTAAAGCGGTATCCCCGGATGCGGTCAAGGCAAGCTTCCGCTCTGCTGGCAAAGTGGATGTAGCAGCATTGGCCCAAGAGTTCGGAGGCGGCGGCCACGTCCGGGCAGCGGGCTGCCGCATTGAAGGTGGACTGGATCAGGTGATGTCACAAGTGATTAAAGCGGTGAAAAAGGCATTATGA
- the rbfA gene encoding 30S ribosome-binding factor RbfA, translating to MAKIRTGRVGEQIKKELSQLIQTELKDPRIGFITVTGVDVTSDLSQAKIYLSVLGDQEQKAASLKGLEKANGFLRSELGKRIRLRHVPELIFKFDESIEYGSRIEKLLGEIGEQD from the coding sequence ATGGCAAAAATCCGCACAGGCCGGGTTGGGGAACAGATTAAAAAAGAGCTGAGTCAGCTTATCCAGACGGAGCTCAAAGACCCTCGGATCGGTTTTATTACCGTAACAGGTGTTGATGTTACCAGCGATTTATCGCAGGCCAAGATTTACTTGAGTGTGCTTGGAGATCAAGAGCAGAAGGCAGCTTCCTTAAAGGGATTGGAGAAAGCAAACGGCTTTCTCCGCTCCGAGCTTGGCAAGCGCATTCGGCTTCGGCACGTACCGGAGCTCATCTTCAAGTTCGATGAATCCATTGAGTACGGCAGCCGGATTGAGAAGCTGCTAGGTGAAATCGGAGAACAAGATTAA
- the infB gene encoding translation initiation factor IF-2 → MSKQENKDNKLRVYEYAKSLNMSSKEIITILKRLNVPVNNHMSVMENDTVSKVEQFFKDIKSNAAAKRDGSNASRGEQSKPASVSDRGSSKAVQPPRNGSDKVMDGSRGGSGGSRNQGQKDSLQTQDQGQTQKQQEKQVGMNSRNQQTQNQASGSQQRSSSGQDNRRNSSSSSNSQGNTNQNRGSRTGGGQQGNRSPQSGQQGTRSTQQSGQQTGRSQQTGQQQNSRGPQGAGASGARTDSNRNAGGNAGSAGGRGGNRSGGNGGNNSNGGGGNNNRSSGGKRFDDNNRQGGFRNNNRGGRNNRGRNQNNQPPREKIDNTPKKIIVRGNMTVGETAKLLHKDASEVIKKLIFLGVMATINQELDIDTILLLAGEFGVEVEVKIPVEEDRFETVEEVDEAADLKDRPPVVTIMGHVDHGKTTLLDAIRSTNVTGGEAGGITQHIGAYQVEINSKKITFLDTPGHEAFTAMRARGAQVTDMTIIVVAADDGVMPQTVEAINHAKAAGLPIIVAVNKIDKPDANPDKVKQELTEYELVPEEWGGDTIFVNVSAKQRMGLEDLLEMILLVAEVNEYKANPDKRARGTVIEAELDKGRGPVARILVQHGTLKVGDAFVAGNCFGRIRAMVNDKGRRLKEAGPSTPVEITGLTEVPGAGDPFMVFEDERKARSIADKRAITQRQSELNYGTRVTLDDLFKHIKDGEMKDLNVIIKGDVQGSVEALKGSLNKIEVEGVRVKIIHSGAGAITESDIILAAASNAIVIGFNVRPDTQGKQTAEQEKVDIRLHRVIYNVIEEIEQAMKGMLDPEYKENIIGHAEVRNTFKVSKVGTIAGCMVTSGKIARNAEVRLIRDSIVVHEGKIDSLKRYKDDAKEVAQGYECGITLANYSDVREGDVIEAFVMETVAR, encoded by the coding sequence TTGAGTAAACAGGAAAACAAAGACAATAAACTTCGTGTATATGAATATGCTAAATCGCTCAATATGAGCAGTAAAGAAATCATCACAATACTCAAGCGTTTAAACGTTCCGGTCAACAATCACATGAGCGTGATGGAGAATGACACCGTTTCGAAGGTAGAGCAGTTCTTCAAGGACATCAAGTCGAATGCGGCTGCAAAGCGTGATGGCTCCAATGCCTCTCGAGGAGAACAGTCAAAGCCGGCATCGGTTTCGGACCGCGGCTCCTCGAAGGCGGTGCAGCCACCTCGAAACGGTTCGGATAAAGTTATGGACGGCAGCCGGGGTGGGTCTGGCGGCAGCCGTAATCAAGGCCAAAAGGATTCATTGCAAACCCAGGATCAGGGCCAGACTCAAAAACAACAGGAAAAGCAGGTAGGTATGAATAGTAGAAACCAACAAACCCAAAACCAGGCTTCCGGTTCACAGCAGCGTTCAAGCAGCGGTCAGGATAACCGGAGGAATTCGTCGTCAAGTTCAAATTCGCAAGGTAACACGAATCAAAATCGCGGCAGCCGCACTGGCGGAGGCCAGCAAGGCAATCGTTCTCCGCAATCCGGTCAGCAGGGCACTCGTTCCACGCAACAGTCTGGCCAGCAGACAGGACGCAGCCAGCAAACGGGGCAGCAGCAAAATAGCCGTGGACCGCAAGGAGCAGGCGCATCAGGCGCACGTACAGACAGCAATCGCAATGCAGGTGGAAATGCAGGTTCTGCCGGCGGTCGCGGCGGCAACCGCAGCGGTGGCAATGGCGGTAATAATAGCAATGGCGGCGGTGGAAACAACAATCGCTCCAGCGGCGGCAAGCGCTTTGATGATAACAATCGTCAGGGTGGATTCCGTAATAACAATCGCGGCGGCAGAAATAACCGGGGACGCAATCAGAACAACCAGCCTCCTCGCGAGAAAATCGACAACACGCCGAAGAAAATTATCGTCCGTGGCAATATGACCGTCGGTGAAACGGCGAAGCTGCTGCATAAGGATGCTTCTGAGGTCATCAAGAAGCTGATTTTCCTCGGCGTGATGGCCACGATCAACCAAGAGCTGGATATCGATACGATTCTGCTTCTGGCCGGTGAGTTCGGCGTAGAGGTAGAGGTGAAGATTCCAGTGGAGGAAGACCGCTTTGAGACGGTAGAGGAAGTGGATGAAGCTGCCGACTTGAAAGATCGTCCTCCTGTAGTTACGATCATGGGCCACGTTGACCATGGTAAAACCACGCTCCTGGACGCGATCCGCTCTACGAATGTAACCGGCGGTGAAGCTGGTGGTATTACCCAGCATATCGGGGCATACCAGGTTGAAATCAACAGCAAGAAAATTACCTTCCTCGATACACCAGGCCACGAAGCTTTCACGGCCATGCGTGCCCGGGGAGCGCAGGTTACAGATATGACGATTATTGTTGTGGCGGCGGATGACGGCGTAATGCCTCAAACGGTGGAAGCCATTAACCATGCTAAGGCAGCGGGCCTGCCAATCATCGTAGCGGTCAACAAAATCGATAAGCCGGATGCGAATCCGGATAAAGTGAAGCAGGAGCTGACGGAATACGAGCTGGTCCCGGAAGAGTGGGGCGGCGATACGATTTTCGTCAATGTATCTGCGAAGCAGCGCATGGGTCTTGAGGATTTGCTGGAAATGATTCTGCTCGTCGCTGAAGTGAACGAGTACAAGGCGAACCCAGACAAGCGCGCACGGGGTACCGTTATTGAAGCCGAGCTGGATAAAGGAAGAGGGCCTGTTGCCCGTATTCTCGTACAGCATGGCACACTGAAGGTCGGCGACGCATTCGTAGCGGGTAACTGCTTCGGGCGGATCCGGGCTATGGTTAACGACAAGGGACGCCGTCTGAAAGAAGCCGGTCCTTCGACTCCTGTAGAAATTACAGGTCTGACTGAGGTTCCGGGCGCAGGCGATCCATTCATGGTATTCGAAGACGAGCGCAAGGCACGCTCCATTGCTGACAAGCGGGCGATAACTCAGCGTCAGTCTGAATTGAATTATGGAACTCGCGTCACGCTCGACGATCTGTTCAAGCATATTAAAGACGGTGAGATGAAGGACCTGAACGTCATCATCAAAGGTGATGTACAGGGCTCGGTAGAAGCATTGAAGGGCTCTTTGAACAAAATTGAGGTTGAGGGCGTTCGCGTGAAGATCATTCACAGCGGTGCAGGTGCGATTACAGAGTCTGATATTATCCTTGCTGCGGCATCCAATGCTATCGTGATCGGCTTTAACGTTCGTCCGGACACCCAAGGAAAGCAGACCGCCGAGCAGGAAAAGGTAGACATTCGTCTCCACCGGGTAATTTATAATGTCATTGAGGAAATCGAACAGGCGATGAAAGGCATGCTCGATCCGGAATACAAGGAGAACATTATCGGCCATGCCGAGGTCCGCAATACGTTCAAGGTTAGCAAGGTCGGAACGATTGCCGGCTGTATGGTAACCTCAGGCAAGATTGCCCGTAATGCGGAAGTTCGCCTGATCCGGGACAGCATTGTGGTTCATGAAGGCAAAATCGATTCCCTCAAGCGCTATAAAGATGATGCAAAAGAGGTCGCGCAGGGTTATGAATGCGGCATTACTTTGGCAAACTATAGCGACGTCAGAGAAGGCGACGTCATCGAAGCCTTCGTTATGGAAACCGTGGCGCGCTAA